In a single window of the Burkholderia contaminans genome:
- a CDS encoding chromate transporter, with translation MTTTIATTEPTYSLGELVAYMLRLGTLGFGGPVALAGYMRRDLVERRGWITEADYKEGLTLAQLAPGPMAAQLAIYLGFVHYRLLGATLVGFAFVVPSFLMVVALGFAYAHFGGLPWMQAVFYGVGAAVVGIIAMSAYKLTTKTVGNDKLLWAIFLTLAAVTFITESEIAWLFVAAGLIGWLWRAPPKWLHKGGLNAVAAANLPAASGWLSGIDLPQLVQIGAFFMKAGAFVFGSGLAIVPFLYGGVVTEHHWLNDKQFVDAVAVAMITPGPVVITVGFIGYLVAGFPGALVASLGTFLPCYLFTVIPAPYVKKYGHRPGVKAFVNGITAAAVGAITGSVLVIAKRSIVDIPTALLAVATVLLLWRFKKLQEPVIVTAAAVIGLVAFPLLHH, from the coding sequence ATGACGACTACCATCGCCACCACCGAACCGACCTACTCGCTGGGCGAACTGGTCGCCTACATGCTGCGTCTCGGCACCTTGGGTTTCGGCGGGCCGGTCGCGCTCGCGGGCTACATGCGTCGCGACCTGGTCGAGCGTCGCGGCTGGATCACCGAGGCCGACTACAAGGAAGGCCTCACGCTGGCCCAGCTCGCCCCGGGGCCGATGGCGGCCCAGTTGGCGATCTATCTCGGCTTCGTCCACTACCGCCTCCTCGGCGCGACGCTGGTCGGTTTCGCGTTCGTGGTGCCGTCGTTCCTGATGGTGGTCGCGCTCGGGTTCGCGTACGCGCATTTCGGCGGGCTGCCGTGGATGCAGGCCGTCTTCTACGGCGTCGGCGCCGCGGTGGTCGGCATCATCGCGATGAGCGCCTACAAGCTCACGACCAAGACCGTCGGCAACGACAAGCTCCTTTGGGCGATCTTCCTGACCCTGGCCGCGGTGACCTTCATCACGGAATCGGAAATCGCGTGGCTGTTCGTCGCGGCCGGCCTGATCGGCTGGCTGTGGCGCGCGCCACCCAAGTGGCTGCACAAGGGCGGCCTGAATGCCGTTGCCGCCGCCAATCTTCCCGCAGCCAGCGGATGGCTGAGCGGCATCGATTTACCGCAGCTCGTCCAGATCGGTGCGTTCTTCATGAAGGCAGGTGCGTTCGTGTTCGGCTCCGGGCTTGCGATCGTGCCGTTCCTCTATGGCGGCGTCGTCACCGAACATCACTGGCTGAACGACAAACAGTTCGTGGATGCCGTCGCGGTCGCGATGATCACGCCCGGCCCGGTCGTGATCACCGTCGGCTTCATCGGGTATCTGGTCGCGGGATTCCCGGGCGCACTCGTCGCTTCGCTCGGCACGTTCCTGCCTTGCTACCTGTTCACGGTCATCCCCGCGCCTTACGTGAAAAAATACGGGCACCGACCGGGCGTCAAGGCGTTCGTGAACGGCATCACCGCCGCAGCCGTCGGCGCGATCACGGGCTCCGTCCTCGTGATCGCGAAGCGATCGATCGTCGACATCCCGACCGCCCTGCTCGCCGTCGCCACCGTGCTGCTGCTGTGGCGTTTCAAGAAGCTCCAGGAACCGGTGATCGTGACGGCTGCCGCCGTCATCGGGCTCGTGGCGTTCCCGCTGCTCCATCATTGA
- a CDS encoding chromate resistance protein ChrB domain-containing protein, with protein sequence MSTSSIWSLLVLTLPTENATARMRFWRALKSKGCAVLRDGIYLLPHTAEHEATLRELADAIADSGGTAYLLRAPSLDASQEQEFRALFDRDDDYATFTRTLVDARKTLAGQSPTELTRLLRRLRKDFDAIRAIDYFPGDSATRAEAALQDFVALVDTVLSPGEPHAADRAIRPLAIGEYQGRTWATRQRMWVDRVASAWLIQRFIDARARFIWLASPADCPADALGFDFDGATFTHVGERVTFEVLLASFGLENDAALMRLGEIVHALDVGGSAAPEAVGFEAVMAGTRQRTENDDQLLEQMGAVLDALYAHFTSSGKNPTTARS encoded by the coding sequence ATGAGTACTTCATCGATCTGGTCACTCCTTGTACTGACCCTTCCAACAGAAAACGCGACGGCCCGCATGCGATTCTGGCGTGCGCTCAAATCGAAGGGCTGCGCGGTGCTGCGCGACGGCATCTACCTGCTGCCGCACACCGCAGAGCATGAAGCGACCCTGCGCGAACTCGCGGACGCCATCGCCGACAGCGGGGGCACGGCCTACCTGCTGCGCGCGCCCAGTCTCGACGCGTCGCAGGAACAGGAATTCCGCGCGCTGTTCGACCGCGACGACGACTACGCGACCTTCACGCGCACGCTCGTCGACGCGCGCAAGACACTTGCCGGGCAGTCCCCCACGGAACTCACCCGCCTGCTGCGTCGCCTGCGCAAGGATTTCGACGCCATCCGGGCGATCGACTATTTCCCGGGCGATTCGGCCACCCGTGCCGAAGCCGCGCTGCAGGATTTCGTCGCGCTGGTCGACACCGTGCTGTCGCCGGGCGAGCCGCACGCCGCCGATCGCGCCATTCGCCCGCTGGCGATTGGCGAGTACCAGGGTCGCACGTGGGCGACGCGGCAGCGGATGTGGGTCGATCGCGTCGCGAGCGCATGGTTGATCCAGCGATTCATCGACGCGCGCGCCCGCTTCATCTGGCTGGCGTCGCCGGCGGATTGCCCGGCCGACGCGCTCGGCTTCGATTTCGACGGTGCGACGTTCACGCACGTCGGCGAGCGCGTGACATTCGAGGTGCTACTCGCCAGTTTCGGGCTCGAAAACGACGCCGCGCTGATGCGGCTCGGCGAGATCGTTCATGCACTCGACGTAGGCGGCTCCGCCGCGCCTGAAGCGGTGGGCTTCGAGGCCGTGATGGCCGGCACGCGCCAGCGCACCGAGAACGACGATCAGTTGCTCGAGCAGATGGGCGCCGTGCTCGACGCCCTGTATGCGCACTTCACGTCGAGCGGAAAGAACCCAACCACCGCCAGATCATGA